One stretch of Candidatus Brocadiaceae bacterium DNA includes these proteins:
- the pheT gene encoding phenylalanine--tRNA ligase subunit beta: MKISGNWLKDYVHFSLPPHELADKLTHAGLVVAGIQLVEDDFCLDIEVTSNRPDCLGIIGIAREIAALTGGALQLPEVNQPDENKKTSETISVTVEEPLLCPRYTAQVIKEVTIKSSPEWMQKRLISIGLRPVNNIADITNYVMMETGQPLHAFDLDKLSGNKVVVRKAEAGEEFIAINGAQRALFHDMLIIADEKNPIAIAGIMGGKESEVSESTRNIFLECAQFESRQVRRTSKAVGIASDSSYRFERGTDPEGICRASHRAIQLIQDLAGGKVSGNFLDIKTRIRKPKIVTLRINKLNQVLGTNLNADRASGILKQLQFTILAGSNHFLDVEIPSFREEIYREIDLIEEVGRIYGYNNIPTNTSIRVRGNARSKREIIEDTVRNFFTGTGFYEVKTFSIVDTSPLQAINLWSNTEGFDIANPLRQEESRLRTSLLPSLIKVKKHNMNHGTERIKIFEIAKVYIKTDDRLPQEKTCLSFLDCTDFFTGKGIIEALLSHLGIPSKPDWTGYSEKRLFQEGRAARILMDETTIGYLGDANRKLECKTSIVLCEFDMDFLVKETPFTIKYNTVIPYPPAFRDLGLIVKEETTWASIEKCIASTQTSFLAKIRFLDIYRGKQVPEGKKSVSLNLCFQAHDRTLKSEDIDTAVEHMLKSLYKNLGAELRKL; this comes from the coding sequence ATGAAGATCAGCGGTAACTGGCTAAAAGATTATGTTCATTTTTCTCTGCCCCCCCATGAATTGGCTGACAAATTAACCCATGCGGGATTGGTTGTCGCAGGCATTCAGCTGGTAGAAGACGATTTTTGCCTGGACATAGAAGTTACCTCTAACCGCCCTGATTGCCTTGGTATCATTGGTATTGCACGCGAAATAGCTGCTCTGACCGGAGGCGCCCTCCAATTACCCGAAGTAAATCAACCAGATGAAAACAAAAAAACGTCAGAGACTATCAGCGTTACCGTTGAAGAGCCACTCCTCTGTCCGCGGTATACTGCCCAGGTGATTAAAGAAGTAACGATAAAATCCTCTCCGGAATGGATGCAAAAACGATTGATTTCTATCGGACTTCGCCCCGTCAATAACATCGCGGATATTACAAATTATGTAATGATGGAAACAGGACAACCCCTTCATGCATTTGACCTGGACAAATTATCAGGCAACAAAGTCGTTGTGAGAAAGGCTGAGGCGGGAGAAGAATTTATTGCAATAAATGGCGCTCAAAGGGCGCTGTTTCATGATATGCTTATTATTGCAGACGAGAAAAACCCCATTGCCATCGCTGGTATTATGGGAGGTAAAGAGTCGGAAGTTTCAGAATCAACCAGAAACATTTTTCTGGAATGCGCACAATTTGAATCGAGACAGGTACGGAGAACTTCAAAGGCCGTAGGCATTGCTTCGGATTCATCATACCGTTTTGAAAGGGGCACAGACCCGGAAGGAATATGCCGGGCATCCCATAGAGCTATACAATTGATTCAGGACCTCGCCGGAGGCAAAGTTTCCGGCAATTTTCTTGACATCAAAACCAGGATACGCAAACCAAAAATAGTAACCCTTCGGATAAATAAATTAAATCAGGTCTTGGGAACCAACCTAAATGCAGACAGGGCCTCTGGCATCTTAAAACAACTTCAGTTTACTATTTTAGCGGGTTCAAACCATTTTCTGGATGTAGAGATACCCAGTTTCAGAGAAGAAATATACCGGGAAATCGATCTTATCGAAGAAGTGGGACGGATTTATGGATATAATAATATTCCCACCAATACTTCTATACGCGTGCGCGGCAATGCCAGGTCCAAACGGGAAATTATAGAGGATACTGTCAGAAATTTTTTTACCGGTACGGGGTTTTATGAAGTAAAGACATTCAGCATTGTTGACACCTCACCCCTCCAGGCAATAAATCTGTGGTCGAATACAGAGGGCTTTGATATTGCAAATCCCCTGAGACAAGAGGAAAGCCGTTTACGGACATCTCTCCTGCCCAGCCTCATAAAAGTGAAAAAGCATAATATGAATCATGGCACTGAACGGATAAAAATCTTTGAGATAGCAAAAGTCTACATCAAAACCGATGACAGATTGCCACAGGAAAAAACCTGCCTCTCTTTCCTCGATTGTACAGATTTTTTTACCGGAAAAGGAATTATTGAAGCTCTTTTATCACATCTGGGTATACCTTCAAAACCTGATTGGACAGGGTACAGTGAAAAAAGATTGTTTCAGGAGGGAAGAGCAGCAAGGATACTCATGGATGAGACAACTATTGGATATCTAGGAGATGCAAACAGAAAACTTGAATGCAAAACCTCCATCGTATTATGTGAATTTGATATGGACTTCCTGGTGAAAGAAACACCTTTTACCATCAAATATAATACCGTAATACCATATCCGCCCGCTTTTCGAGATCTCGGCCTCATCGTCAAAGAAGAAACAACCTGGGCATCTATAGAGAAATGTATTGCTTCAACACAGACCTCCTTTCTAGCGAAAATACGTTTCCTGGATATTTACCGGGGAAAACAAGTTCCTGAAGGGAAAAAGAGCGTATCATTGAACCTGTGTTTTCAAGCTCATGATAGAACTTTAAAAAGCGAAGACATTGACACTGCGGTGGAACATATGCTCAAAAGCCTTTACAAAAATCTTGGAGCCGAATTGCGAAAACTATAA
- the thrS gene encoding threonine--tRNA ligase, with the protein MVKITLPDGTEKDYQDNITIGEIASTIGSRLAERALAGKACGMLVDLNYPVKEDTSLSVITEGSEEGLEILRHSTAHIMAQAVSRLFPGVKLGIGPTIENGFYYDFDCSHPLTEEDLKKIEEEMKKIISENINIERTELPRASAIEKMKALGQTYKIELIKDLEDEMLSFYEQGDFIDLCRGPHIQKTSKVKAFKLLSVAGAYWRGKETNPMLQRIYGTAFFTQKELDTYLDFLKEAEKRDHRKIGKDLDLFSFHEEGGPGLAFWHPKGARMRSLIEDFWKEEHFKRGYDILYSPHIAKINLWKTSGHWNFYRESMYSPIEVDGHEYILKPMNCPFAILMYKTKLHSYRDLPLRWGELGTVYRYERSGVLHGLLRVRGFTQDDAHIFCTPDQLENEIIEVIELAQFMLSSFGFNEYEIELSVRGKGEKEKYIGKDDVWDHAENALKIALDKKELPYKRMEGEAKFYGPAIDIKVKDAIGRGWQGPTIQVDFNLPERFDVNYVGSDGLYHRVVMVHRTVMGAMERFMGCLLEHYAGDFPLWIAPIQMRILPITDSHIDYAKKLQRELLARNFRVECDTSNAKVNYKIREGTLMKIPYLLIVGNNETENNTVSVRSRKKGNEGVFSVEEFAKNAEKEIREKE; encoded by the coding sequence ATGGTAAAAATTACCTTACCAGACGGAACAGAAAAAGACTACCAGGACAATATAACCATCGGAGAGATTGCAAGCACTATAGGCAGTCGCCTGGCAGAAAGGGCATTGGCAGGAAAGGCATGCGGCATGCTCGTCGATCTCAACTATCCTGTTAAAGAGGATACGTCTTTATCGGTAATCACCGAAGGTTCAGAAGAAGGTTTGGAAATTCTTCGTCACAGCACAGCTCATATCATGGCACAGGCTGTGAGCCGATTATTCCCCGGAGTAAAACTTGGCATAGGACCAACGATTGAAAATGGCTTTTATTATGATTTTGATTGTTCGCACCCCCTGACGGAAGAAGATCTCAAAAAGATCGAAGAAGAAATGAAAAAAATCATTTCTGAAAATATCAATATTGAAAGGACAGAATTACCCCGTGCTTCTGCAATTGAAAAAATGAAAGCGCTCGGCCAGACTTACAAAATTGAACTTATAAAAGATCTTGAAGATGAGATGTTATCTTTTTACGAACAGGGAGATTTTATAGACCTGTGTCGCGGTCCTCATATACAGAAAACCAGCAAGGTTAAAGCCTTTAAACTATTAAGCGTGGCAGGTGCATATTGGCGTGGAAAAGAGACAAATCCCATGCTGCAACGCATTTATGGAACCGCGTTTTTTACACAAAAAGAGCTTGACACCTATTTAGATTTCCTGAAAGAGGCAGAAAAACGTGATCACCGAAAAATAGGAAAGGATTTAGATCTTTTCAGCTTCCACGAAGAAGGAGGACCAGGCTTGGCCTTCTGGCATCCTAAAGGCGCCAGGATGCGCAGTCTTATAGAGGATTTCTGGAAGGAAGAGCACTTTAAGAGAGGATACGACATTCTCTACAGTCCGCACATTGCAAAGATTAATTTATGGAAGACAAGCGGGCATTGGAATTTCTATCGGGAAAGCATGTATTCCCCCATCGAGGTAGATGGGCATGAATATATACTCAAACCCATGAACTGTCCCTTTGCTATACTCATGTACAAAACAAAGCTGCATAGCTACCGGGACCTTCCCTTACGCTGGGGAGAATTAGGCACTGTATACCGTTATGAAAGGTCCGGTGTTTTACACGGACTACTGCGCGTCCGCGGTTTTACCCAAGACGATGCACATATTTTTTGCACTCCAGACCAATTAGAAAATGAGATCATTGAGGTCATTGAACTGGCCCAGTTTATGCTATCGAGTTTCGGATTCAACGAATATGAAATAGAATTAAGTGTTCGGGGCAAGGGGGAAAAAGAAAAATATATCGGCAAGGATGATGTCTGGGACCATGCGGAAAATGCCTTAAAAATTGCTCTCGACAAAAAGGAGTTGCCATATAAACGTATGGAAGGAGAAGCAAAGTTTTATGGCCCGGCCATTGACATCAAGGTCAAGGATGCTATCGGACGTGGATGGCAGGGACCTACCATTCAGGTGGATTTTAACCTCCCCGAACGATTCGATGTTAACTATGTCGGTTCAGACGGTCTCTACCACCGTGTGGTAATGGTGCACCGTACGGTTATGGGCGCAATGGAGCGTTTCATGGGATGCCTACTGGAACATTACGCAGGTGATTTTCCGCTATGGATTGCTCCAATACAAATGAGAATATTGCCCATCACAGACTCACATATAGACTATGCAAAGAAGCTGCAGAGAGAATTACTTGCAAGGAATTTCAGGGTAGAATGTGATACGAGTAACGCCAAGGTTAATTACAAAATCCGTGAAGGCACCTTGATGAAAATACCCTATTTGTTGATTGTTGGCAACAATGAAACAGAAAATAATACCGTCTCCGTAAGGAGCAGGAAAAAGGGAAACGAGGGAGTTTTTTCTGTAGAAGAATTTGCAAAAAACGCCGAGAAGGAAATTCGAGAGAAAGAATAA
- a CDS encoding class I SAM-dependent rRNA methyltransferase → MEESLQKAIFKAWSFRKIYLKHTYTDVYRLVNSYGDNLPEVTIDVYGKQVLVQYFKPYVKREKELITRTIKEIVSPETITEKSRFKGKEIESTSITGPIIPEKFTVKENNVSFEISFREGGGTGLFLDQRDNRMRIKELGRNREVLNCFCYTSSFSVYASLGGALKTTNIDLSKKAIEWSKRNFSLNHIDFNAHEFIVGDVWDRINLFFKKGRAFDLIIIDPPSFSTSKKKAFAVEKNFPEIIGMGMNILRENGVLVFSTNLAKMNLSKFFQLLGKAKNFTSKPYKLINLSSQGIDFPVDGIHFKEPYLKCIMLTC, encoded by the coding sequence ATGGAAGAATCTCTACAAAAAGCTATTTTTAAGGCATGGTCGTTCAGGAAAATATACCTGAAACATACGTATACCGATGTGTATCGCCTGGTAAATTCCTATGGTGATAATTTGCCGGAAGTCACCATTGATGTTTATGGCAAACAGGTGTTGGTACAATATTTTAAACCATACGTAAAACGGGAAAAGGAACTTATCACAAGGACCATTAAAGAAATTGTATCACCGGAAACTATTACGGAAAAAAGCCGTTTCAAGGGAAAAGAAATTGAAAGCACATCCATTACCGGACCAATAATACCGGAAAAATTTACCGTAAAGGAAAACAATGTCTCCTTCGAAATATCCTTCCGCGAAGGAGGCGGTACCGGACTGTTTCTTGATCAGAGAGACAACAGAATGAGGATAAAGGAACTCGGCAGAAATAGGGAGGTTCTTAATTGTTTTTGCTACACGTCATCATTCTCTGTTTACGCAAGCCTTGGAGGGGCTTTGAAAACAACGAATATAGATCTATCTAAAAAGGCAATAGAGTGGAGTAAAAGGAATTTTTCGTTAAATCACATTGATTTCAATGCTCATGAGTTTATCGTGGGAGACGTGTGGGACAGGATTAACCTTTTCTTCAAGAAAGGACGGGCCTTTGACCTTATTATCATTGACCCCCCCAGTTTCTCTACAAGCAAAAAAAAGGCTTTTGCAGTAGAAAAGAATTTCCCTGAAATAATCGGCATGGGGATGAATATCCTTCGGGAGAACGGAGTCCTTGTATTTTCTACAAATTTAGCGAAAATGAATCTGTCAAAATTTTTTCAACTACTCGGAAAGGCAAAAAATTTCACATCAAAACCGTACAAGCTTATCAATCTTTCATCACAGGGTATAGATTTTCCTGTTGATGGTATCCATTTCAAAGAACCGTATTTAAAATGTATCATGCTAACCTGTTAG
- a CDS encoding HAD family hydrolase, whose product MPKILKNIKTIILDLDDTLYDCSGTLVLRKMKQVAKSLSREICCSEEEAYRLQVETEELFGTKMNIYAKIAERYNLSPEYVEVLLKEFVHMDVSHIVPFRDTPGTLLQLKSLGYVLILVTFGEQRIQKKKIEVLGLDEDYFDEIIISDGKDGQTKKNSFRNILCRHKLNPNEIVCVGDKIEDELVAGKSLGMVTVLLKHGRHYHDYLKRRGEGCIKPDYSIKNIKDLMKLLSSIDV is encoded by the coding sequence ATGCCAAAAATTTTAAAAAACATTAAAACCATTATTTTAGACCTGGATGATACGTTATACGATTGTAGCGGGACACTTGTTTTAAGGAAAATGAAACAGGTCGCAAAATCACTTTCCAGGGAAATCTGTTGTTCGGAAGAGGAGGCTTACCGTCTGCAGGTTGAAACAGAAGAACTGTTTGGGACAAAAATGAATATTTATGCGAAAATCGCGGAACGTTATAACCTTTCCCCTGAATATGTAGAAGTCTTATTAAAAGAATTTGTACATATGGATGTCTCTCACATTGTTCCTTTCCGGGATACGCCAGGCACCCTTTTGCAACTGAAATCGCTGGGTTATGTTCTTATCTTGGTTACCTTTGGAGAACAACGTATTCAGAAGAAAAAAATAGAGGTACTTGGCCTTGACGAGGATTATTTTGATGAGATAATAATTTCTGACGGAAAGGATGGCCAAACGAAAAAAAACTCATTCCGGAATATCCTGTGCCGTCATAAGTTAAATCCAAATGAAATTGTTTGCGTTGGAGACAAGATAGAAGATGAACTGGTTGCCGGTAAGTCATTAGGCATGGTGACGGTGTTGCTTAAACATGGAAGACATTATCATGACTACTTAAAAAGACGGGGGGAGGGGTGTATCAAGCCTGATTATTCCATTAAAAACATAAAAGATCTTATGAAATTGCTTTCATCTATAGATGTATGA
- a CDS encoding beta-hydroxyacyl-ACP dehydratase, with the protein MPPELLADVSNLNFDNPLLDLNAIREVLPHRYEMEQLSGIVEFDPEQKIIVGYKDISDTDFWVRGHIPGRPLMPGVLMLEAAAQLCTYYYKKTTQDDRFLGFGGIDKVKFRGKVIPGDKLIIIAKNKELRPRRAIFDTQGIVEGKIVFEGVIIGMVV; encoded by the coding sequence ATGCCGCCGGAACTATTAGCTGATGTAAGCAATCTGAATTTTGACAATCCGCTGTTGGACCTCAATGCCATCCGAGAGGTCCTTCCACATCGTTATGAAATGGAACAATTAAGTGGTATCGTGGAATTTGATCCGGAACAGAAGATCATTGTGGGTTACAAGGATATTTCAGACACTGACTTTTGGGTTCGCGGACACATCCCGGGACGTCCACTTATGCCCGGAGTACTGATGCTTGAAGCTGCCGCTCAGCTGTGTACCTACTATTACAAAAAAACCACTCAGGATGACCGGTTCCTGGGTTTTGGAGGTATTGATAAAGTAAAATTCCGCGGTAAAGTCATACCGGGTGATAAACTTATCATTATTGCTAAAAATAAAGAATTGCGTCCGCGAAGGGCAATCTTTGACACACAGGGTATCGTAGAAGGTAAAATCGTTTTCGAAGGAGTAATTATCGGAATGGTCGTGTAA
- the pheS gene encoding phenylalanine--tRNA ligase subunit alpha, producing the protein MFFIFEKATMTEQIEDIRKNLQEKIKGAKTLKEAEQIKIHFLGRNGVISHLMKQIPLLPVDQRSLFGKTVNSLKAEITETIEKLFANCIHESAQKGRQELFDITLPGKCPGIGKKHPLTQTIEDIKEVFSRLGFDVAYGPEVELEYYNFEALNIPSDHPSRTDFDTFYIKEDVLLRSQTSTVQIRTMEKCPPPIRIIAPGVVYRPDTVDARHSFMFHQVEGLLVDEDVSFADLKGVLEQFIKTYFGHDVQMRFRPSFFPFTEPSAEVDISCSICKGKGCSVCSYSGWVEILGAGMVDPNVFKAVRYDEEKYAGFAFGMGVERITMLKYGIDDIRLFYENDIRFLSQF; encoded by the coding sequence GTGTTTTTTATATTTGAAAAAGCTACTATGACCGAACAGATTGAAGACATCAGAAAAAATCTCCAGGAAAAAATAAAAGGCGCAAAGACCTTAAAAGAAGCTGAACAAATAAAGATACATTTTCTGGGGAGAAATGGGGTTATCAGTCACCTCATGAAGCAGATCCCTTTATTGCCCGTGGACCAACGTTCCCTTTTCGGGAAAACGGTAAACTCTCTAAAAGCAGAAATTACCGAAACTATAGAAAAACTGTTTGCAAATTGTATCCATGAATCTGCTCAAAAAGGCAGGCAGGAATTATTTGATATAACCCTGCCCGGTAAATGTCCGGGTATAGGCAAAAAGCACCCGCTGACCCAGACCATTGAGGATATTAAAGAGGTTTTCTCACGCCTGGGTTTTGATGTGGCTTATGGCCCCGAGGTGGAATTGGAGTATTACAACTTCGAGGCATTAAACATTCCCTCTGATCACCCTTCCCGGACTGATTTTGACACCTTTTATATCAAGGAAGATGTGCTGCTGAGAAGCCAGACGTCCACAGTGCAAATCCGCACCATGGAAAAGTGCCCCCCCCCCATTCGAATTATCGCTCCAGGAGTCGTGTACCGGCCTGATACTGTTGATGCACGGCATTCCTTTATGTTTCACCAGGTAGAAGGTTTGCTGGTTGATGAGGATGTAAGCTTTGCCGATTTAAAAGGAGTGCTTGAACAATTTATTAAGACCTATTTTGGCCACGATGTGCAAATGCGCTTCAGACCATCCTTTTTCCCTTTTACTGAACCAAGCGCCGAAGTTGACATTTCCTGTTCAATCTGCAAAGGGAAAGGATGCAGTGTATGTTCGTACAGCGGATGGGTAGAAATTTTAGGCGCGGGAATGGTCGATCCGAATGTATTTAAAGCTGTGCGGTATGATGAAGAAAAATATGCCGGTTTTGCGTTCGGAATGGGTGTTGAACGAATTACCATGCTGAAGTACGGCATCGATGATATCCGTCTCTTTTACGAAAACGATATTCGCTTTTTATCACAATTCTAG
- the infC gene encoding translation initiation factor IF-3 — protein MDENSVQVGIISKEEALEKAMSSDLDLVEVAPDADPPVCRIMNYGKHKYRLNKKRHQKQHVVQLKEIRLRPKTGIHDIQTKVRQAKKFLENKDRVQIIVLFKGRERAHTELGAEILNQVAEDLADIAKIEKERIADDRRMGIILTPK, from the coding sequence ATAGATGAAAACAGTGTGCAAGTCGGAATTATAAGTAAAGAGGAAGCTCTGGAAAAAGCAATGAGCTCTGATTTAGATTTGGTGGAGGTAGCTCCAGATGCAGATCCGCCTGTCTGCCGAATTATGAATTACGGCAAACATAAGTATAGACTGAACAAGAAAAGGCATCAGAAACAACACGTAGTACAGCTAAAAGAAATAAGATTACGACCAAAGACCGGCATACATGATATTCAAACAAAGGTACGCCAGGCAAAGAAATTTTTAGAAAATAAGGATCGCGTGCAAATCATCGTTCTTTTCAAGGGACGTGAGCGCGCACACACCGAGTTAGGCGCTGAGATCTTAAATCAGGTCGCCGAGGATCTGGCGGATATAGCAAAGATAGAAAAAGAACGAATAGCAGACGACCGTAGAATGGGAATAATTTTGACCCCCAAGTAA
- the rpmI gene encoding 50S ribosomal protein L35: MPKLKTHKGTKKRIKVSSKGKVIRSKAGRGHLLSGKSGRRKERLRKKADVSPAFNKKMTIALQIYKA, encoded by the coding sequence ATGCCAAAACTAAAAACACACAAAGGTACCAAGAAAAGAATAAAGGTCAGCTCGAAGGGCAAAGTTATCCGGTCGAAGGCCGGAAGAGGTCACCTGTTATCTGGTAAATCAGGGAGAAGAAAAGAACGTTTGAGAAAAAAAGCCGACGTATCACCTGCTTTTAACAAAAAAATGACAATAGCCCTTCAGATATACAAAGCGTAA
- the rplT gene encoding 50S ribosomal protein L20 produces the protein MPRATKGCARKRSRKRLLNKTEGYWGGRGNLYRKAVETYIRAMAFSFRDRKARKRKFRELWITRINAATREHGLSYSRFMNGLINAKLDINRKMLAEMAVNDKRAFDKLVELVKTQN, from the coding sequence ATGCCTAGAGCAACAAAAGGTTGTGCAAGAAAAAGATCGAGAAAAAGACTGTTAAATAAGACTGAAGGTTATTGGGGCGGAAGGGGTAATCTGTACCGCAAAGCCGTGGAAACCTATATCAGGGCCATGGCCTTTTCCTTTCGAGACAGGAAAGCACGCAAACGAAAATTCAGGGAATTATGGATTACCAGAATAAACGCTGCGACCAGAGAACATGGTCTGTCGTATAGTCGCTTTATGAACGGATTAATAAACGCAAAGCTTGACATTAACAGGAAAATGCTTGCCGAAATGGCAGTGAACGACAAACGAGCCTTTGATAAATTGGTAGAGCTTGTTAAAACGCAAAACTGA